The Roseibium salinum nucleotide sequence CCGGCCCATACCGGTATTGGCGCCGGTGACGAGCGCTCTGCGACCAGACAGGGAGAAAAGATCGCTCACGTGTCGCTGCCCCTTGCCTCAAGTTTGCCGGCGACCTCAAGCGATGCAATGTCGGCGGCTTCGAAATGGATCACGATCTTTTCTTCCGCCAGATCCGCGTCGCCCGCTGCGATGGCCTCGTACAGCGCCCTGTGGCGGCCGATCGTGGCATCCCAGTCCTCGCGGCTGCGGTTCGCCCGCCGCGAAAACAGTTCGGAAACCTCACGCTGGACGGAACGCATGCCTTCCATCTGAAGCTGGATCATGGAATTGCCCGTCGTAGTCGCCATTCCCATGTGGAAGAGGATGTCCGCCTCCGTGAAGGCAGCCGGATTGCCGAGCCCCTCGCGCATGTCGGCGAGCGCACGCTCCATGGTCGCAAGGCCCGCCTGTTGCCGGCGCTGCGCGGCAAGCCTTGCAATTCCCGTTTCGATGACACGGCGCATCTCGTTCGCTTCCTGCAGCCTCTTCAGACTGTAGCGGACCGCATATCCGTAGATCTTCTCGAGCGGCTCCCCGTTCATTTTCCTGGCACGGGCCACCTTGCCCTGCTGGGTCGAAACCAGGCCGGCGGCGGTCAGCTGGCGCAACGCTTCACGAGCAATCGGCTTGCTTACGCCGAATTCGCGCGCGATTTCCCCTTCCGCAGGCAACGGCTCGCCCGGCGCGATCCGCCCATCGAAGAGCGCGGCCGCTATCGAATCCGAAACAAAATCGGCGAGCCGCGACG carries:
- a CDS encoding FadR/GntR family transcriptional regulator, giving the protein MIDLTEKKPLFSAKPATSSRLADFVSDSIAAALFDGRIAPGEPLPAEGEIAREFGVSKPIAREALRQLTAAGLVSTQQGKVARARKMNGEPLEKIYGYAVRYSLKRLQEANEMRRVIETGIARLAAQRRQQAGLATMERALADMREGLGNPAAFTEADILFHMGMATTTGNSMIQLQMEGMRSVQREVSELFSRRANRSREDWDATIGRHRALYEAIAAGDADLAEEKIVIHFEAADIASLEVAGKLEARGSDT